A part of Rhinoderma darwinii isolate aRhiDar2 chromosome 1, aRhiDar2.hap1, whole genome shotgun sequence genomic DNA contains:
- the TINCR gene encoding TINCR ubiquitin domain containing, with protein sequence MEKLRRLSFHWVKFGIVIHVPEDCQMFPVTVRPADTIKDLRVNLVKQGISSWKKHFSYNGRELGEYETISDLNIKSGAVILLVNKSAR encoded by the coding sequence ATGGAAAAGCTAAGAAGATTAAGTTTTCATTGGGTCAAGTTTGGGATTGTAATTCACGTACCTGAAGATTGTCAGATGTTTCCAGTGACCGTCAGGCCAGCGGACACTATAAAGGACCTTAGAGTCAACCTTGTAAAACAAGGTATCTCCTCGTGGAAGAAGCATTTTTCCTACAATGGCAGAGAATTAGGAGAGTATGAAACTATTAGCGACCTCAACATCAAAAGTGGAGCTGTTATATTACTTGTTAATAAAAGTGCAAGGTAG